Within Actinosynnema pretiosum, the genomic segment CGCGGCACCCGCAGCAGGCTGCTGGAGGCGCACCGGGCCGCCGCCGAGTTCTACGCCGAGCAGCTGGCCACGCCGGACGCGATGCCCGCCCGCGAGTTCCTGGCGCAGCGCGGCTTCGACGAGGCCGCCGCCCGCCAGTTCGGCTGCGGCTTCGCCCCGCACGGCTGGGACAAGCTCACCAAGCACCTGCTCGGGCGCGGGTTCGAGCTGACCGAGCTGATCAAGGCGCAGCTGACCAAGGAGGGCCGCCAGGGCCCGATCGACCGGTTCCACCGCAGGCTGCTGTGGCCCATCCGGGACCTGGGCGGCGACGTGGTCGGGTTCGGCGCGCGCCGGATCTTCGACGACGACCCGATCCAGGCCAAGTACCTGAACACCAGCGAGTCGCCGATCTACAAGAAGTCGCACGTGCTGTTCGGGCTGGACCTGGCCAAGCGGGAGATCGCCAAGCGGCGGCAGGCCGTGGTGGTCGAGGGGTACACCGACGTCATGGCGATGCACCTGGCGGGCGTGCCCACCGCGGTCGCGTCCTGCGGCACGGCGTTCGGCGCCGACCACATGAACGTGCTGCGCAGGCTGCTCATCGACGACTCGGTCAACGGCGAGGTCATCTTCACCTTCGACGGCGACGCGGCAGGGCAGAAGGCGGCGCTCAAGGCGTTCGAGGGCGAGCAGCAGTTCTCGGCCCAGACGTACATCGCGGTCGCGCCGGACGGCATGGACCCGTGCGAGCTGCGGCAGGAGAAGGGCGACGTGGCCGTGCGCGACCTGGTCGCCAGGCGCACCCCGCTGGTGGAGTTCGCGATCAAGGCCCAGCTGCGCGACTACGACCTCGACTCGGTCGACGGGCGCGCCGAGGCGCTGCGGAAGATGGTGCCGTTCGTCGCGCAGATCAAGGACAGCTCCAAGCGCGACGGCTACGCCACGAGGCTGGCGTGGTGGGTCGGCTGGGAGGACGAGGCGTCGGTGGTGAGGCGGGTCCGCGAGACCGCGACCGGCACCGCGAAGGCCGCCCCGCGCCGCCGCCCGGTCGACCCGAACCAGGGCGCGCTCGACGTGGCCGTGGACGCCCCCCCGCGCCCGAACCCGCGCGACCCGGCGCTGTGGCACCAGCGGGAGGCGCTGAAGGCGGCGCTGCAGGTGCCGGAGATGGTGAGCCCGTACTACGACTCGCTGCCGGACGAGGCGTTCACGAACCCGCTGTACCTGGCCCTGCACCGCGCGCTGCGCGAGGCGGGCGGCACCGCGTCCGGCCTGACCGGGCCCGCGCTGGTGGACGCGGTCGGCCAGGCGTGCCCCGTGCCGTCGGCGAGGCCGCTGCTGACGGAGCTGGCGGTGGAGCCGCTGCGGACCAAGGGCGACGAGTACCGGTACGTGCAGAGCGTGCTGGCGCGGTTGCAGCAGGTTCTCGTCGGGGCGCAGATCACCGAGATCAAGTCGAGGCTGCGGCGGGTGTCGCCGATCGAGGAGGCGGACGAGTACCGAGCCTTGTTCGGGGACCTGATCGCGCTGGAGGAGTACCACAAGGAGCTGGGGCAGCAGGGCATCAACGGCCTGTAGCTCTTGGCTTGGCTTTTGGTCGGGCGGACGCTGTGGTTGGGGGCTTGCTGATGGGTCTGTGGGACAGGTTGTTCGGTTCGGGCGCGCCGGAGGGCTTCACCGGGGCGCTGGAACCGGAGGAGCACGTGGCCGCCTCGGCGAGGAGCGGCGACGGCTGGCTGGTGGCGACCCCGCTGGGCCTGTGGCTGCCGGAGCAGCCCCCGAGGCGAGTCGGGTGGCACCTGGTGAGCAAGGCGACGTGGGACGGCAAGGCGCTGACGGTGACCGAGGCCGTGGAGGACGAGGTGGTGACCGCCGAGACGGGCGGCACGGCCGTCCTGCTCCGAGACCTCCGCCCGGTCCGCTACGCCGTGGAGCGACCGGGAAAGCTGACCGACCAGGTGCACCAGCGGGTCACCCAGGCGATTCGCCAGCGGCGCCGCGACAACGTGGTGGGGGCGTGGTTCCTGCTGCGCAAGATCCCCGGCAGGGACGGCGCGGTGCTGCACGTGCGAGCGGACGCAGGCGCCGCCCCGGACCGCGTCCGCGCCGCGGCGGTGGAGCAGGTGACTGCCCTGGCGACGGGCACCGCCCACTGGGACCCGGCGTAGCGCCTTGCATGCAGGAGAAGGGGCGCGAGAATCCCTTATTCGGGTGCCCTAAGACGTCCTTGAGTCCCGCTCGGTAGCGGTCGCGGCCGGTGTGCGTCGAACTGGACCACTACCCAACTCCGTAATATCTGCACCCTGGGTTCGATAATATTCGGTGGAGGACGCGATTCGAAGCCTCGTGGCGAGACGTCCCTGCGACCTACGGGCCCTGTCAGACCATGTACGGCTTATTCCGTCGGTGGCAGCGGACCGGATTTTGACAGGCGATCGTGACCGGACTGCAGTCCCGCGCCGACACCGCTGGCCTGATCGGGTGGGACGTGTCGGTGGACTCCACCATCGTGAGGGCGCACCAGCACGCCGCCAGCGCACGGAACAACGCGATGTTCCAGGCCGAGCCGCCCGACGCCCCCGTGGGCGGGGCGGAGTCCGATGACCATGGGGACGTCAGGCAGCTCGCGAGGCGGGTGGACCCAAGCTGCACTTCGCCTGCGAACAGGGCCACAGAGCGCTGACACTGCTGGTAACCGCCGGGTAGCACGGGGATAGCCCGCAATTCATGTCCGTGCTTCAGGCGATCCGGGCGTCTCGACTCGATGGCGGTCGGGCCCGGCACGGCCCGACCGGGTGTTGACAGGCAAGGCATACAGCTCCAAGGTCAACCGCGCCCATCTGCGCTAGCGTGATATCAGGGTGACCATCGCTTAACCCCACGACCAGGCCGCCTACCGCAAGGCCAAAGGTCCAAGCGGCGGATGCCCGCCCGCCTTAGATGGCGAGCTCTGCACACAGCGCCACGCCGTGGAGCGCGGGAACAGCCTGCTCAAACAACACAAGGTCATGGCCACCCGCTATGACAACTCAGCCTACGCTACCAGGCCACCATCCACATCGCTGCCATCAACACCTGGCTACATGCTTCTGAAACACGACCTGGTCGTGGACGCGATCTTGTACACGGTCGAAAATGGCAGAAAATGGCGCGCCCCGCCTGCGGACTTCCCGCCCCGGAAAACCTTCTACCAGCGCTTCACCGCATGGAAGCTGGCAGGCGTCAGCCAACGCCTGCTCGACATCCTGCGCGACCGGGCCCGGCTGAAGACCGGGCTCGAAACGGTACCCTCGGCCGCAGTGAGCGACTCACAGTCACTGCGCGCCGCCTCGACGGTCGGCCGCGACAGTCGAGGGTGGGACAGCGCCAAGAAGGTCCAAGGATACAAACGTCACATCATGGTGAACACGACGGAGCTGCTGATTATGTTCCATGTGCTGCAACGCCGGTGGATGATGGAATGGACTTTGACCTGGATTACTTCGAATCAATTTTACGCCCGCGACTGTAAATTTCTGCCAAGCCACCACAAGGACATTATCCGCTGGGCAGTGATCCGCACCATCATCCGACGACTCACACCGCAGAGCTGAGTTTTCAAACATCCAATTATAAGCTGGCGTCTTAGTTTTGGGCGTTCCAGGCCGTTTTTATGTGCGACCTGGAACTGTCCGAACGTCAAGTTTTCTATGTTAAATAAATTTTTGATTTTATCAAGCAGGACGAGATACGATGGAAAGCACGGCATCCGTCTTGCTTATTCTTTTGTGTAGAATGCTTAGCGCTTCAGCAAAGTTAGCACCCTTAATTGCCGTGTAGTTCACTTTAAATTCTTTGAGCACGTCCAATTGAAGGCGGTAGTAATCCTTATCGCGCACTACAACGCCAATTTCTATCAATGCATCTCGCACGGATTGGGCGATCGGATTTGTTCCAATAATAAGTTTGTCTAGCAGTTCCCAATAAACTGAAGGAACTTCGCGGGTGCTTCCCTTCATCATGGTCAACACACGGCGAAGCCAGAAGAGGAGCTGATATGCAACATGCGGGTCGATGTAACTTCCCATTTCGGGAAAGTTTGCGATGTAAGAAGACCATTGGTACCAATGGTTTGGCCAGTTCACTGAAAGGGAATCGGCCGGGTATGAAGAGACTTTTAACTGAGGTTCATGTGTTACTTCATCGCGCACAATGATCATTACACCTTTTTCTTCCTTGCCGCCTACCGCAATAAATGTTTCTCCTTCCAAATGCAATTCGCGGGCGATTAAAACGACAGCCGGACCGAACTGAACAGAACCTACCGGTGAAGATATATTAACTGCTGCGTCTGCGGATATCAGGCAATCCGAAAGCGGCGAAGTTAACTCAAGGACACCTACTGGCTCTTTGATCATAAAAGACATGCTATAGCTCATGTCTAAGGGGCCATCTTCGGCGATGTCGGCTAGGCTAAGAAAAGCGGGTCCCTTTCCATTGCTATAGTATGCAATGGGAGAATTGCCGCTAGCTGCAAGACGATGCGATCGGATAATTCCATCAACGAGGGATTCATCGGGAATTAGAGCTGTTTGGAGAGAGTCAGCCCCTTCAGTTGGGCAAAGGTCAAAAAGAAAGTGCGCGTAAAACGGACCCTCAGGCGAGCACTGAGAAAGAAGTTGCTCTTTTGTGACATCCGCCACTGCCACAGTCTCTGAAGTTACGATAAAAGCGCGAACATAATCCTCAAATACTGCGTTCGAAAACTTTTTCCCAATCAGAAATGGGTGGTCGTTAACGAAGCTTTCAATCTGTTCTTCGTAGATCATACGCTCGTCAGCGTCAAGAACTGCAGGATAAATAACTTCAAATTTTCCGTCTAGTATTACGCGTAGTATGCGAAGGGTTTGCTCTTCGCGGCCGTAAAGAACTTTTGTTTTTTCAGGAGACAATCCAAGGGATTTGCCTATCCTGGGGCGAACTTTTTCGCTCTCTCGGTCTAGAATTCCTTCGATTACCTGCCGAAGGAGTTTCCCTCGCGTTACTGCGGCTGGACGTTCTGCTGAGAAGTTGGTAATACCCCGTTCACTCTGAGGGTTCTCAACAGCAAGCCTTTCCGCGAGAGCAAGTAATACAGGAGGATACCCTAAGAATCCGCCAGCTTGAGGCCAAAATTTTTGAGGTTCTCCACCTGTATGGCCAAGCGCCTCTGAAAGTTCCGCGAAAACTCTATCTCTAAAATCTGCGAATGGAACAGGATGTTCCCTGTGAACTCTGTACGGTTTATCTGAAATTAACTTATGATCCAGAGTGTTATTAATCAGTTCAGCGCTTTGGCTATGCGTTAATGAATGAATGTAAGAAATTGAAGCCTGTACGGTTGAGCTGTCGAGAATCAGGTAAGCATCTTCGATGGCTTCTCGACGCCCAAGAATTACTACCTGTCCGCTTGGGTTTGCTTCCTGCAGAAAATCTGCAAGATCTTGAAGGAAAGCAAAAAAGTTGTTTCTACCTGCGAGCAATCTTGCTTCGTCAAGGCTGTCTAGAACAATTGATCGCTTACCAGAAAGAAGATCCGATATAAAACCTGGTGCTGCTTTCCAGCCTAATACTTTGGGGAGAAGTCCGGTAAGTGTGTTGCTGCCAACCTGCTGGTGCGCCAAATCGATCAATGGAGCATTAAGTCGGTGCGCAATAGCTTTAGCGGCTGCAGATTTGCCGCCTGCTCCTGGGGCGGTAATTAGCACGATATGCTGCTGTCTAACTTCTTTAGCGGTGACGTCTGGCCAGACGTAAGTAGAATCAGGTTCGGGGGTAGTTGAAAAACCAACGTGCGAGTTTACTTCTTTTAAGGTGGTACCGTTCCATCGTGGGAGTTTTTCGGTCATTTGTATTAACGAAAGCCTGTCTGACATTGGGGCAATATACCAGATAGTCTTGATCGAGGGAAGTAGTGATTTTCGGTAATTTAAAGTAAAGTACATTAGCTTGCATCCGGCTTAAGTTTGAGTCAGCGATACATGTGCATATTCGATCGGGTGTCCTTTAATCGCAAATTACTACTTTAAAAAGTTTAGTTAGACCTCCTTTCGGAATGAGTGGAGGCGTCAGTGACAGATCAGTGCGCAGGCCAGCTTGAGGAAGCCTTGGTGCAGGCCGGCCCGGCGGTCCCAGCGGGTGTGTAGGCGTCGGTACTGGTATAGCCAGGACAGGGCGCGTTCGACCACCCAGCGCAGCGTGCCCGGCCCGGCGCCGTGCGGCTGGCCGCGTCGGGCGATCAACGGGACGATCCCTTGTCGGCGCAGGGTGTTCCGGTTTGCCTGGCTGTCGTAGCCGCGGTCGGCGAGCATCACCTCCGGCCGCCACCCCGGCCTGCCGGGTTTTCCGGCGATGCGGGGCATCGCGTCGATCATCTCGCCCAGAGTGCTGGTGTCGTGGGTGTTGGCTGCGCTGACCGCGGCGGTCAGCGGGTGCCCGGTGCCGTCGACGGCCAGGTGGTGCTTCGACCCGGTCTTGCGGCGATCAACCGGACTCGGACCCGTGAAGTGCCCCTTTTAATGCCCGCACGTGGGAGGAGTCGATCGCCGTTCGGGACCGGTCGATCCGGTTCGACGCGTGCAGCTCGGCCAGCAGCACCTGGTGCAGGCGCTGCCAGACTCCGGCCTCGGTCCACTCCACCATCCTGCGGCGGCCGGTCGAACCGGGCCCGAACCCGAGCTCGGTAGGTAGGTCGGCCCACTCGATCCCGGTGTGCAGCACGAACAGGATCCCCTGCAGACACCCACGAGCGGGCAGCCGTTTACGGCCGGGGTATCGGAAGTTCCTGGTCGGGACTGGGATCAACGGCTTGACCAGATCCCACAGCTCGTTATCGACGATCCACGGCGCAGTCATGCCTTACCGGGTTCCTTGCGGGTCAAAAAACCAACGAATTCATTCTGAAAGAGGCTATAAATCAAGTGCGCTTTCGGGCTCCGCCTCAGTGGCGACATTAGTGCACAGAGCGGCCCGGAAACCGGGATTGGTCGGGTAAACAGACGCTTTGCAGCGATATCGGAGGAATTCTATCCCCTTTAAGGCTTATGGCGGCGGTCAGTGTGGCCACATCAGCTATCGGAAGGTAGTCTTATTAGTTCGCCGGTTCTGGCGCAGTCCAGCGGATCTTCTACGCAGTGGCCGAGGCCGCGCGGGTGCTGCGCGTTGACCCTGCCACTGTCTACCGGGCCATCAAAAAGAACGCCTTTCCTGCTGTTCGGCTCTGCATGCGGTATGTGGTGCCCGCCAAGGCGGTGGAGGTGCTGGCGGATGAGACTGCGGAGTCGGGGGAGGTTGGGGACGTCGCGCGGATGGTCGCTGAGCGGCGGGCGGTGCGTGAGGTCGAGCGGCCCAGCCGTGGGGGTGCGGGTTGGTGAGCACGCCGAAGAGGTTCGAGGCGTCCGCGGCTGAGTTTGACCGGTTTGCCGATATGCCCGATGACGTGCTGACGGAGGGCACCGCTCATCCACTTCGCGGGAGACCTACGAGGGCCGCCTGAACAGCATCGTCCTGCCCGCCATCGGAGAGTTGCGGGTGCGGGAGCTGACCGTGCCCCGGCTCGGCCGGTTGGTCGCCGCTGCCCAGGACCGGCACAGTTCGTCCACCGCCAAGACGGTGCGCACGATCTTGTCCGGCGTCTGCGGCCTGGCCGTGCGGCACGGGGCGCTCGCCTCCAACCCGGTCCGGGACGTCGCACCGCTGGAAGGCCGGAAGGTGCGGGCCCGCGTGCTGACGCTGGACGAGCTGGGTGACCTGCTGGGCAAGCTCGACGCCGACGAGGTCGCCGTGCGCCAGGACCTCCCCGACCTGGCCCGGTGGTACGCGGGCACGGGGGAGCGGACCGGTGAAGGGCTGGCGGTGCACTGGCACCACCTCGACCTGCGCGCGGGCACGGTGTCGTGGGGCGGCGGGCTGATCCGGGTCAAGGGCCAGGGGCAGCGGATCAACTTCGGCAAGACCGACGTGTCCGAGCGCGCGCTGCCGCTGTCGGGCTGGCTCGTGGACGTCCTCCGCGAGCGGCGGGTGCTGCTCGCCGAGCGCTTCGGGGTGGACCTGGCGGACCTTCGTGGTCCGGTGTTCCCGAACTCGCTCGGCGGGCTGCGCGACAAGCACAACACCCTCGCCCAGTGGCGGGCGTTCCGGCAGCGCGCAGGCTACCCGTGGGTGACCTTCCGGACCTTCCGGAAGTCGGTCGCGACCATCCTGGACGAGGCCGGGCTGTCCGCCCGGCAGATCGCCGACCAACTAGGTCACTCGAAAGTGTCAACCACCCAGGACGTCTACATGGCGCGTCGCGTGACCAGCCGCAGGGCCGCCGACGCCCTGGAGGCGGTTAGGGGGTACCGACCCCGTTAGGGGTGGCAAAGGCATGGCGTTGATCTTGATACACTCCCCAGGGGTGTGCCTGACCTGGGAAAAGGGTAGGACGGGTGGGGTTCGAACCCACGACCTGACGGATTATGAGTCCGCTGCTCTGACCGGCTGAGCTACCGTCCCCTGACGTGCGGTTCTGGAGGGTACAGAGCGCCGGGGCCCCGCGTCTCGACAACCCGTCAGCACGTGACCAACCCGTGCTACGAAGTCCCCAGATCGGACGGTCGGTAACCGGTCGGGTAGCCGGGGTAGGTTCGGTTCCTCGGCTGGTTCGTCAGGAACGGCTCGCGTCTCGGGGGCATCCTGCGGACGACCCGTGCTCGCGCGCGCAGGGCGGCCTTGGCCGTCGACGTCAGCCAGCTCGGCGCGGGTTCCAGGCCGAAGGCGTCGAGCATCGCGGGGTCCAGGAGGGCGATCACGGCCTGCCTCGCCGCAGGGCGCAGGGGCGCCGGGTACCAGGAGCAGAACAGGTCCAGGGTGTAGCGGCCGATCTCGGCGTTCGTGTCCGCGTGCTTGAAGCGCTCGGCCTCGTAGCTCCGCTTGAACGCCAGGTACGCCTCGTATCCCTCCGGCACGTCCCGGATGCCCATCCTCGCCCCGACGGCCCGGTAGAAGTGGTACGAGGCCTGCTTCTCGTGCTCCGACGGCTTCCGCCAGCCGTACTGCTCCAACCACTCCACCGGGTCGTACACGAACGTGGAGAGCACGTACAGCATGTCGTCGTTGTCGATGTCGTACCGGTGGTGCATCCGGTTGACCGCGCGCAGCGCCTCCTTGCCGCGCGGCGAGTCGTAGCCGTGGTCGACCAGCTCGCCCATGAGCAGCGCGGTGTCGTCGTAGCGCTTCTGGGGCCTGCGCTCGAACTCGCCGGTGCGCGCCAGCAGCGCCGAGATGGACGGCACGCAGTACGTGCGGAACAGCGCGAACTCCAGCGCCCGCGTGTAGTCCCAGGGGAACTCGTAACCGGTGGACAGGCGCAGGATCTCCCAGGCGTCGCGCTCGGGGTCCATCGCTTCGATGCGAGAGAGATTCGCGTAGCGGCCCATGCCCACCAGGGTGCCGGCACCGCCGTGATCAACACCACAGCCGCTCGCGCATCCGGATGACGGGTTTCAGCTGCCCCCGCTCGGGCGAACCCCGTGGTGTGGGAGAGATGGGGCAAGCAGCGAGGGCCCGTCCAAGCGGACGGGCCCTCGTCTGGGATGCTCCCCCAACTGGATTCGAACCAGTAACCCTTCGATTAACAGTCGAATGCTCTGCCGTTGAGCTATGGGGGAATGTTCAGTTGTCCTCGCCCGCCCTCGCGGGCTGACGGGAGTAACTCTAGCGCATCCGGAGGAGTACTTCGAACACACCCCCCTCGTTTCCGGCAGGATGGGCATTGACCAGGCACAACGGTGAGGAGACCGGGTATGAAGGGCATTCTGTTCGGCGCCGCGATCGGCTACGTGCTGGGCGCGCGGGCGGGCAAGGCGCGGTACGACCAGATCGTCCGGGCCTACCGCGCCGTCGTCGACCACCCGGCGGTGCAGGGCGCGGCGGGCATCGTGCGGGCCAAGATCGGCCAGCAGACCACCGTCGGTCGCAAGTACACGGCGGTGAAGCGGGTCGGCGTCAACGGGCAGCGCGAGCCCGTCGCCCCGCGCGTGCGCTGACGCGCGCCGGGCGGCCCTCAGCGCACCCTGGCCACGGCGAACACGCGGCGGAACGGGAACCACGTGGTCCCGTCCGCCCGCCGCGGGTAGGCGGCGCGCAGCCTCGGCCTCAGGCGCGCCACGTACTCGGTCCACGCCTCGTCGGACAGGGCCGCCCGGACCGGCCGCAGCGCCGTTCCGCCGATCCACTCCAGCACCGCGTCCTCGCCGGTGAGCACCTGCGCGTAGGTGCTCTCCCACGCGTCGACCTCGGCCCCCGCGTCGGCGAGCACCTCGGCGTACCCGACCGGGTCGAGCACCGGGGCGGACCGCAGCACGCCCCGCAGCTCCGGCCAGTCCTGGGCCACCTCGCGGGTCAGCTCGTGCGACGGGCCGGAGAAGTTGCCCGGCACCTGCATCGCCAGCCACGCCCCCGAAGTCAGCTCGCCGACCCAGCGGC encodes:
- the dnaG gene encoding DNA primase; its protein translation is MAGRIRETDIALVRDRSSIEDVVGDHVSLRRAGGGSLKGLCPFHDEKSPSFNVRPSHGTFHCFGCGEGGDVIAFIMKIEHLGFVESVERLADRAGIQLTYEGGGATIQRDRGTRSRLLEAHRAAAEFYAEQLATPDAMPAREFLAQRGFDEAAARQFGCGFAPHGWDKLTKHLLGRGFELTELIKAQLTKEGRQGPIDRFHRRLLWPIRDLGGDVVGFGARRIFDDDPIQAKYLNTSESPIYKKSHVLFGLDLAKREIAKRRQAVVVEGYTDVMAMHLAGVPTAVASCGTAFGADHMNVLRRLLIDDSVNGEVIFTFDGDAAGQKAALKAFEGEQQFSAQTYIAVAPDGMDPCELRQEKGDVAVRDLVARRTPLVEFAIKAQLRDYDLDSVDGRAEALRKMVPFVAQIKDSSKRDGYATRLAWWVGWEDEASVVRRVRETATGTAKAAPRRRPVDPNQGALDVAVDAPPRPNPRDPALWHQREALKAALQVPEMVSPYYDSLPDEAFTNPLYLALHRALREAGGTASGLTGPALVDAVGQACPVPSARPLLTELAVEPLRTKGDEYRYVQSVLARLQQVLVGAQITEIKSRLRRVSPIEEADEYRALFGDLIALEEYHKELGQQGINGL
- a CDS encoding transposase, translated to MRWRTRFEASWRDVPATYGPCQTMYGLFRRWQRTGF
- a CDS encoding transposase yields the protein MERGNSLLKQHKVMATRYDNSAYATRPPSTSLPSTPGYMLLKHDLVVDAILYTVENGRKWRAPPADFPPRKTFYQRFTAWKLAGVSQRLLDILRDRARLKTGLETVPSAAVSDSQSLRAASTVGRDSRGWDSAKKVQGYKRHIMVNTTELLIMFHVLQRRWMMEWTLTWITSNQFYARDCKFLPSHHKDIIRWAVIRTIIRRLTPQS
- a CDS encoding IS5 family transposase (programmed frameshift) — encoded protein: MTAPWIVDNELWDLVKPLIPVPTRNFRYPGRKRLPARGCLQGILFVLHTGIEWADLPTELGFGPGSTGRRRMVEWTEAGVWQRLHQVLLAELHASNRIDRSRTAIDSSHVRALKKGHFTGPSPVDRRKTGSKHHLAVDGTGHPLTAAVSAANTHDTSTLGEMIDAMPRIAGKPGRPGWRPEVMLADRGYDSQANRNTLRRQGIVPLIARRGQPHGAGPGTLRWVVERALSWLYQYRRLHTRWDRRAGLHQGFLKLACALICH
- a CDS encoding helix-turn-helix domain-containing protein — its product is MAEAARVLRVDPATVYRAIKKNAFPAVRLCMRYVVPAKAVEVLADETAESGEVGDVARMVAERRAVREVERPSRGGAGW
- a CDS encoding site-specific integrase, giving the protein MLTLDELGDLLGKLDADEVAVRQDLPDLARWYAGTGERTGEGLAVHWHHLDLRAGTVSWGGGLIRVKGQGQRINFGKTDVSERALPLSGWLVDVLRERRVLLAERFGVDLADLRGPVFPNSLGGLRDKHNTLAQWRAFRQRAGYPWVTFRTFRKSVATILDEAGLSARQIADQLGHSKVSTTQDVYMARRVTSRRAADALEAVRGYRPR
- a CDS encoding oxygenase MpaB family protein, which translates into the protein MDPERDAWEILRLSTGYEFPWDYTRALEFALFRTYCVPSISALLARTGEFERRPQKRYDDTALLMGELVDHGYDSPRGKEALRAVNRMHHRYDIDNDDMLYVLSTFVYDPVEWLEQYGWRKPSEHEKQASYHFYRAVGARMGIRDVPEGYEAYLAFKRSYEAERFKHADTNAEIGRYTLDLFCSWYPAPLRPAARQAVIALLDPAMLDAFGLEPAPSWLTSTAKAALRARARVVRRMPPRREPFLTNQPRNRTYPGYPTGYRPSDLGTS
- a CDS encoding trans-aconitate 2-methyltransferase, encoding MWDPEKYLAFADHRARPFHELLARVGAESPRRVVDLGCGPGNLTTTLAERWPDAVVEALDSSPEMVEQARARGLDARVADVAGWRPAPDVGVVVTNAVLQWVDGHPDLLRRWVGELTSGAWLAMQVPGNFSGPSHELTREVAQDWPELRGVLRSAPVLDPVGYAEVLADAGAEVDAWESTYAQVLTGEDAVLEWIGGTALRPVRAALSDEAWTEYVARLRPRLRAAYPRRADGTTWFPFRRVFAVARVR